In Oryzias melastigma strain HK-1 linkage group LG16, ASM292280v2, whole genome shotgun sequence, a single genomic region encodes these proteins:
- the cnfn gene encoding cornifelin homolog isoform X1 produces the protein MLHSFLLAAMAFQSNVVNTQPATTSRYTVSSQLTDWSTGPCDCCDDCGICLCGAFVPCILACRVAQDSGESCCLPCLPGAMIALRTSMRNKYNISGSVCDDWLIMACLAPCGLCQMAREQNMRG, from the exons ATGTTACATTCTTTTCTACTTGCAGCCATGGCGTTCCAGTCCAATGTGGTGAACACACAGCCAGCCACCACTTCCCGGTATACCGTCTCCTCTCAGTTGACAGACTGGAGTACAGGCCCCTGCGACTGCTGTGACGACTGTGGCATTT GTCTGTGTGGAGCCTTCGTTCCCTGTATCCTGGCCTGTCGAGTGGCTCAGGACAGCGGGGAAAGCTGCTGCTTGCCTTGCCTTCCAGGAGCCATGATTGCCTTGAGGACAAGCATGCGCAACAAATACAATATTAGC GGCTCGGTGTGTGATGACTGGCTGATCATGGCCTGCCTGGCTCCATGTGGACTCTGTCAGATGGCACGGGAGCAGAATATGAGAGGATAA
- the si:dkey-250k15.4 gene encoding uncharacterized protein si:dkey-250k15.4, translated as MSHVCGRPTSEKVLNVSQKQPQCHPAKSPATDSKYFHHCSKSLRQHKLKRLRTRKERSQMTVGWKQTRSCHRHCRCQSKRDVTHFQNCSHNSCHFVSRRSTPVLSAVPTAQEPSIITDSRLIGRHGLFSHEIKSIDIERLLSEQSKREKRGEKVKKRNTETLHLSPSSHVSAAVPGEDLVGADANGEASFINRADSPDKIQDVFVETEEKNPQFMDHESDVTPELTPQQQNNASAGNLKNNTSPKHSSHAVETFKNTNNVISEMDKEPQLTSDREPPRKNQDSQTQTESCNPNSLLDCSSAGETFDMQHEKQDFENVSKSVRALAARLCESLQFPLLKKRNLLEECRERLQKSLQETHGPWLQENLSEVQQCINRHPKRAVHEHREALMEKSQLSCAEKSVGLTENKHFNLQWLSSPQPQQSLKRSADWFGTPTSTFMEPLDEAPRLQFSPHFNVDFEPSGILERDLFPHSPTIFQRETVSTSEDWECCFTKSRRPEPFQFNCFESGFLNQTLEARKGSCELEPCGGGILPNQAPLLEGHASEPAVFPDHFGIDSFPVHIYSPPHSRHSQPLRRCREPPPSPAFHSDHTDMKHYPPSYMLERSPEPPRTSSFPSPEHWSFPPMRLY; from the exons ATGAGCCATGTTTGTGGCAGGCCAACATCAGAAAAGGTCCTAAATGTTTCCCAGAAGCAACCACAGTGTCACCCAGCAAAATCTCCGGCTACCGACTCCAAATATTTCCACCATTGCAGTAAGTCACTTAGGCAGCACAAATTAAAACGGCTCAGGACCCGCAAGGAGCGAAGTCAGATGACTGTTGGTTGGAAACAGACCAGATCATGTCACCGACACTGCCGCTGCCAAAGCAAGAGAGATGTGACACACTTCCAGAACTGCAGTCATAACAGCTGTCACTTTGTTTCAAGAAGAAGCACTCCCGTCTTGAGTGCTGTGCCTACTGCTCAGGAGCCCAGCATCATCACTGACAGTCGCCTTATAGGACGCCACGGTCTGTTCAGCCATGAAATAAAGTCTATAGATATTGAACGCTTGCTCAGTGAGCAGAGCAAGCGTGAAAAGAGAGgggaaaaagtgaagaaaaggaACACTGAGACTTTGCATCTGTCCCCATCATCTCATGTTTCTGCTGCAGTGCCTGGGGAGGATTTGGTTGGTGCTGATGCTAACGGTGAGGCATCGTTTATAAACAGAGCAGACTCTCCTGATAAGATCCAAGATGTCTTTGTAGAGACAGAAGAGAAAAATCCTCAGTTTATGGATCATGAATCAGATGTTACACCAGAACTGACACCACAGCAGCAGAATAATGCATCAGCtggaaatctaaaaaataataccTCACCTAAGCACAGCAGCCACGCTGTAGAAACCTTCAAGAACACCAACAATGTTATTTCTGAAATGGACAAAGAGCCACAGCTGACTTCTGATCGTGAGCCTCCTAGAAAGAACCAGGACAGCCAAACTCAGACAGAAAGTTGTAACCCAAATTCACTTCTGGACTGCAGCTCAGCTGGTGAAACATTCGACATGCAGCATGAAAAGCAGGATTTTGAGAATGTGTCAAAGTCTGTGAGAGCGCTGGCAGCACGTCTTTGTGAATCCCTTCAATTTCCACTGCTAAAGAAGAGGAACCTGCTGGAAGAGTGCAGGGAGCGGCTGCAGAAGTCCCTGCAGGAGACCCATGGACCCTGGCTGCAAGAAAACCTCAGTGAAGTGCAGCAGTGCATTAACCGGCATCCCAAAAGAGCCGTGCATGAGCACAGGGAGGCTTTGATGGAGAAAAGCCAGCTTTCATGTGCAG AAAAATCAGTTGGACtgactgaaaataaacattttaacctCCAGTGGCTGTCCAGTCCACAACCACAGCAGAGTCTGAAGCGG TCGGCTGATTGGTTTGGAACTCCTACGAGTACCTTCATGGAGCCTTTGGACGAAGCTCCCAGACTGCAGTTCTCCCCTCACTTCAACGTGGATTTTGAGCCATCTGGGATCTTGGAAAGGGATTTGTTTCCTCATTCTCCCACCATATTTCAAAGAGAAACGGTTTCAACCTCCGAAGACTGGGAATGTTGTTTCACCAAGTCAAGACGCCCAGAACCATTTCAGTTTAACTGCTTTGAAAGTGGCTTTCTGAACCAAACCTTAGAGGCTAGAAAGGGAAGCTGTGAACTTGAACCCTGCGGCGGCGGCATCCTTCCAAACCAAGCACCACTGTTGGAAGGGCATGCAAGTGAGCCAGCGGTCTTCCCAGACCATTTTGGAATTGATTCTTTCCCTGTCCACATTTATAGTCCTCCTCACAGCAGACACTCTCAGCCCTTACGGCGGTGCAGAGAGCCTCCGCCCTCTCCAGCGTTTCACTCCGATCACACAGACATGAAGCATTATCCTCCATCTTACATGCTTGAAAGAAGCCCAGAGCCTCCTCGTACCTCTTCTTTTCCAAGCCCTGAGCACTGGTCCTTTCCTCCCATGAGACTGTACTAA
- the pafah1b3 gene encoding platelet-activating factor acetylhydrolase IB subunit gamma produces the protein MSGEDLNPAATPTECVDIHGDGRWMSLHNHFVSESKDREPDVLFVGDSLIQLMHQFGIWRQLFSPLHCLNFGIGGDATQHVLWRLSNGELDNISPKVVVLWVGTNNHGHTPEQIYGGIMAIIQVIKNKLPDAHTLVLGLLPRGKSPNPLRERNAQVNKLVKEALSSLPHASFYNVDPGFVLSDGSISHQDMYDYLHLTQKGYQAVCEPLHVRIKEILDKPTEN, from the exons ATGAGTGGAGAAGACCTAAATCCAGCCGCCACACCCACTGAATGTGTGGACATCCACGGCGATGGAAGATGGATGTCTCTG CACAACCACTTTGTGTCCGAAAGCAAAGACAGAGAACCTGATGTGCTGTTTGTTGGAGACTCCCTTATTCAGCTCATGCATCAGTTTGGG ATATGGAGACAGTTATTCTCTCCTCTTCATTGCCTCAACTTTGGAATCGGTGGGGATGCGACACAACACGTGCTATGGAGACTGAGCAATGGTGAACTGGATAACATCAGCCCAAAG GTTGTGGTGCTATGGGTCGGCACCAACAATCATGGCCACACACCTGAACAGATCTATGGTGGAATCATGGCTATCATCCAAGTCATCAAGAACAAGCTCCCAGATGCCCATACACTCGTCCTT ggTTTGCTGCCCAGAGGCAAATCCCCAAACCCTCTGCGGGAGCGAAATGCCCAAGTAAACAAGCTCGTCAAGGAAGCCTTGTCATCTCTTCCACACGCATCCTTCTACAATGTGGACCCCGGCTTTGTCCTCTCAGATGGTAGCATCTCTCACCAGGACATGTATGACTACCTTCACCTAACCCAGAAGGGCTACCAGGCCGTGTGTGAACCGCTGCATGTCCGTATCAAGGAAATTCTAGATAAACCTACCGAGAACTGA
- the cnfn gene encoding cornifelin homolog isoform X2, with protein MAFQSNVVNTQPATTSRYTVSSQLTDWSTGPCDCCDDCGICLCGAFVPCILACRVAQDSGESCCLPCLPGAMIALRTSMRNKYNISGSVCDDWLIMACLAPCGLCQMAREQNMRG; from the exons ATGGCGTTCCAGTCCAATGTGGTGAACACACAGCCAGCCACCACTTCCCGGTATACCGTCTCCTCTCAGTTGACAGACTGGAGTACAGGCCCCTGCGACTGCTGTGACGACTGTGGCATTT GTCTGTGTGGAGCCTTCGTTCCCTGTATCCTGGCCTGTCGAGTGGCTCAGGACAGCGGGGAAAGCTGCTGCTTGCCTTGCCTTCCAGGAGCCATGATTGCCTTGAGGACAAGCATGCGCAACAAATACAATATTAGC GGCTCGGTGTGTGATGACTGGCTGATCATGGCCTGCCTGGCTCCATGTGGACTCTGTCAGATGGCACGGGAGCAGAATATGAGAGGATAA
- the tlr21 gene encoding toll-like receptor 21, giving the protein MAFLTRKLLALTVVLGVVQLVVGYSYRNCIEDQWSQRKSFHCTRRYFGNMSYMTQDLPVTAVNLTISHCNVSRIDDSLSHLSNLQHLSISPCNLRIIDMKAFQKLSKLKTLDLSFNELSELKPLLFEDLHNLHSLLLAHNKLRALPEEVFLNTLGLETLNMGTNLLTNFFNVAKSVSHLMNLTVLDLSFNHFTSLSYSNVSLPRSLTKLSLSGNNLLTLGCQATLFNYVKLLDLSNNTKLTAKAFQGVDLSHLNSLRLQLTNVDILKFLNISNVSGVHVDFSGTGLKNKTQIEKLCELLKKKHSIIKNLRLDYNGIRSTSFALHYCPTITKALDLSHNNLKTIKCLGFLDGQEKITELYAEHNHLTSLLPCKNKSKPALNKLEKLSYRYNRILSVSADAFHLTPNIKTLQLNINSIAFFDHHALKGLKKLHELRLDNNLLTDLFNDTFANTYNLKILNLRNNRISVIFNGTFHYLKKLTILDLGGNKITQFQAGGFDGLTNLSKLYLDGNNLKQIDTSFYYAFQDTLQVLDLNSNKIRFLRDDKSSPFMNFSKLTDLKLGSQRPHGLTILPRTLFRGLHSLKSLYLTNNKISHIPHDAFDDLTGLHFLTLDNCCVGRVNLQPGVFKNLRNLTKLVIENMGLQSFTREVFGNLTQLRILQANHNAMQSIPVDVLESLTKLQYLDIRNVSLSCTCENILLQNYTLHNPDLQVIYLYNLQCPEDKRRTFFNFNTEVCFIDLEKYLFFCTAVVIFLFTVTPLLHIKLYWKVKYGYYVFRAWFSDHWSRIRDKEENCQYDAFISYNSSDEEWVMDYLVPNLEGNKSPFKLCLHHRDFELGRDIVDNIVNAVYSSRKTVCVVSRSFLCSEWCSLEIQLASYRLFDEHRDVLLLVFLEPISERQLSSYHRMRKVMLKKTYLQWPGPDTTNLLQAQELFWSQLRRAIRAGNRLETEDGIQESYAATDDQTEKPCEDQTPDENCPLLV; this is encoded by the coding sequence ATGGCTTTCCTGACTCGCAAGCTTTTGGCACTTACGGTTGTCCTTGGTGTGGTTCAACTCGTCGTTGGCTACAGCTATAGAAACTGTATTGAGGATCAGTGGTCACAGCGGAAAAGCTTCCACTGTACCAGGAGGTACTTTGGGAACATGTCTTACATGACACAGGACCTGCCGGTGACTGCTGTCAATCTCACCATCAGTCATTGCAATGTGAGTCGCATTGACGACAGCTTGTCTCATCTATCAAACCTTCAGCACCTGAGTATAAGCCCTTGTAACCTGAGGATCATCGACATGAAAGCTTTCCAAAAATTGAGTAAACTTAAAACTTTAGATCTGTCCTTCAACGAATTGTCTGAGCTCAAACCTTTGTTGTTTGAGGATCTGCACAACCTCCACTCCCTCTTGTTGGCTCACAACAAACTACGAGCTCTCCCTGAGGAGGTTTTCTTAAACACTCTAGGTCTTGAGACTTTAAACATGGGGACAAACCTGCTCACCAATTTCTTTAATGTTGCCAAATCTGTATCGCATCTGATGAATCTGACGGTTTTGGACCTCAGCTTCAATCATTTCACCTCTTTGAGTTACTCTAATGTGTCTTTGCCCAGATCCCTCACAAAACTCTCTCTGAGTGGAAACAATTTGCTCACATTAGGATGTCAAGCGACATTGTTTAATTACGTCAAGCTTCTGGATCTGTCGAACAACACCAAGCTCACTGCGAAGGCTTTTCAAGGAGTTGATTTGAGTCACTTAAACTCATTGCGTTTGCAATTGACGAATGTGGACATACTGAAGTTCTTAAATATCAGCAATGTGAGTGGAGTACACGTCGACTTCTCTGGCACTGGTTTGAAGAATAAAACTCAAATCGAGAAACTCTGCGAACTACTAAAGAAAAAGCACAGCATCATAAAAAATTTGAGATTGGATTATAATGGGATTAGAAGTACATCATTTGCACTCCACTATTGCCCTACAATTACAAAGGCTTTAGATTTATCCCATAACAACCTGAAAACCATAAAGTGCCTCGGCTTTCTTGATGGACAAGAAAAGATCACAGAGCTCTATGCAGAGCACAACCATCTCACATCCCTGTTaccctgcaaaaacaaaagcaaacctGCTTTGAATAAACTGGAAAAGTTGAGTTACCGCTACAATCGTATCCTCTCAGTGAGCGCAGACGCTTTTCATCTCACTCCAAACATAAAGACGCTGCAACTTAACATAAATAGTATTGCATTTTTTGACCACCATGCcctgaaaggcttaaaaaagcTACATGAGCTACGGCTGGATAATAATCTCTTAACGGATCTGTTCAATGACACCTTTGCAAATACTTACAACCTGAAAATCCTTAATCTGCGCAACAATCGCATTTCTGTCATATTTAACGGGACATTCCACTACCTCAAAAAGTTAACAATCTTGGATCTGGGAGGCAATAAGATCACTCAATTCCAGGCAGGCGGCTTTGATGGCTTAACAAATCTGTCAAAGCTCTACTTGGACGGAAACAACCTAAAACAGATTGACACCTCTTTCTATTACGCATTCCAGGATACTCTCCAAGTCCTGGATTTAAATAGTAACAAGATCCGATTTTTGAGGGACGACAAAAGCTCCCCTTTCATGAACTTCAGCAAACTCACCGATCTCAAACTGGGGTCGCAGCGGCCTCACGGTCTCACCATTTTACCTCGCACTTTATTCCGAGGCCTGCACTCACTGAAGTCTTTGTACCTCACCAACAACAAAATCTCCCACATTCCTCATGATGCCTTTGATGATTTGACTGGCTTACATTTTCTCACCCTGGATAACTGCTGCGTTGGGAGGGTGAACTTGCAACCAGGAGTCTTTAAGAATCTAAGAAACTTGACCAAACTAGTCATAGAAAATATGGGCCTTCAAAGTTTCACCCGGGAGGTTTTTGGGAACCTCACACAGCTGAGGATCCTTCAGGCAAACCACAACGCGATGCAGAGCATTCCTGTAGACGTCCTGGAGAGTTTAACCAAACTCCAATACCTCGACATCCGTAATGTTTCTCTGAGCTGCACCTGTGAGAACATCTTATTGCAAAACTACACCCTTCACAACCCCGATCTCCAGGTAATCTATCTGTACAACCTTCAGTGTCCGGAGGATAAAAGAAGGACATTCTTTAACTTTAACACTGAAGTTTGTTTCATAGATTTAGAAAAGTACCTGTTCTTCTGCACTGCAGTTGTGATCTTCCTGTTTACAGTCACTCCACTACTTCATATCAAACTCTACTGGAAAGTCAAGTATGGATACTATGTTTTCCGCGCCTGGTTCAGTGACCATTGGAGTAGAATCAGAGACAAAGAGGAGAATTGCCAATATGACGCATTCATCTCCTACAACTCCTCAGATGAGGAGTGGGTCATGGATTATTTGGTGCCTAACCTTGAGGGGAATAAATCCCCCTTTAAGCTCTGTCTGCATCACAGAGACTTCGAATTGGGTCGAGACATCGTGGACAACATAGTCAACGCAGTTTACAGCAGCAGGAAAACTGTTTGTGTGGTGAGCAGGAGCTTCCTGTGCAGTGAGTGGTGTTCCCTGGAGATTCAGCTCGCCAGTTACAGACTCTTTGATGAGCACAGAGACGTTCTCCTGCTCGTCTTCCTGGAGCCGATCTCAGAGAGGCAGCTGTCATCCTACCACCGCATGAGGAAGGTCATGCTAAAAAAGACGTATCTACAGTGGCCCGGTCCGGACACCACTAATCTTCTGCAAGCCCAAgagctgttttggagtcagcTCCGGAGGGCAATAAGGGCAGGGAACAGGCTGGAAACAGAAGATGGAATCCAGGAATCCTATGCAGCCACGGATGATCAAACTGAGAAGCCTTGTGAGGATCAGACACCAGATGAGAACTGTCCCTTGCTAgtataa